In Flavobacteriales bacterium, a genomic segment contains:
- a CDS encoding F0F1 ATP synthase subunit B, which produces MILAGLLSPGIGLLFWMTLTFLIVLFLLKKMAWRPILDALRQREENIESALQSAKEAKEEMARLKASNEDLLKEARNERDKMLKEAKEIREKTIAKAEQEAKEKAQAIMDRATADIHNEKMAAMTELKNQVADISLDIAEKVLRKKLADDNEQKALIDDLVKDINLS; this is translated from the coding sequence ATGATTCTCGCAGGATTACTCAGTCCGGGTATCGGTCTCCTCTTCTGGATGACCCTTACATTCCTCATCGTCCTCTTCCTTCTGAAGAAGATGGCATGGAGGCCTATTCTTGATGCTCTTCGTCAGCGCGAAGAGAATATCGAGTCTGCCCTCCAGTCTGCCAAAGAGGCAAAAGAGGAGATGGCCCGGCTCAAAGCCAGCAATGAGGATCTTCTCAAGGAGGCGCGAAATGAGCGCGACAAGATGCTCAAAGAGGCTAAGGAGATCCGAGAGAAGACCATTGCAAAGGCAGAACAGGAAGCAAAGGAGAAGGCGCAGGCCATTATGGATAGAGCTACGGCTGATATCCATAACGAAAAGATGGCCGCTATGACCGAACTCAAGAACCAGGTAGCTGATATCTCCCTGGATATCGCTGAGAAGGTCCTCCGCAAGAAGCTTGCTGACGACAATGAGCAGAAAGCGCTCATTGATGACCTCGTAAAGGATATCAACTTAAGCTGA